The Streptomyces tubercidicus DNA segment CTCGGAGCGGGCGGGCGCCCCCATCGCGTAGACGGCGTCGCAGGTGGCGAAGTACCGGTCGCGCAGCGCGTCGTTCACGTAGCGGCCGACATCGCGGCGCACACGGGTCGGGTTCTCGGGCACGGGGCACCTCCAGGGAGATCCGTTTTTCGTGATACGAACGTACCACGATGTTGGTACGGCGGTACCATAAAGAGGTCCGGAGGAGGGAGCCGGGCCGCGAACCCCACACCGACGGGCGGGAGATACCGGCACATGCCGAAGCACGTGAACCACGAGGAACGGCGCGCCCAGATCGCCGAGGCGCTCATCCAGGTCGCGGGACGCCGAGGACTGCACGCCGTCGGCATGCGCGACGTGGCCGCCGAGGCCGGTGTGTCACTCCGGCTCGTCCAGTACTACTTCGAGACCAAGGAGAAGCTGCTCTTCTACGGGCTCCAGCACCTGACCACCCGCTTCACCGCACGGGTGGGCGCCCGCCTGCGCGCCGTCGGCCCGAACCCGGGCCCGCGCGCGAGCATCGAGGCGCTGCTGCTGGCCTCCCTCCCCACCGACGAGGAGAGCCGCACCTTCCACCTCCTCTACAGCTCCTACGCGATCCTGTCCGTGACCGACGACGCGCTGGCCGCCCAGCCCTTCATCGACAAGCCCGAGGCCGCCGAGGACGCCCTGACCGGCCTGCTCGAACAGGCCCAGGCGTCCCGCCTGGCCGATCCCGGCGCCGACACCCGCACGGAGGCGATCAGCCTGCTCGCGATGACGGCGACCATGGGCACCAGCATCCTCGTGGGCCAGCGAAGCCCGGAGTCGGCCATCGCGGTACTCCACCACCACCTGGACCGGATCTTCACGACCCCGGAGGCGTAGACGGCTGGAGAGGGCCCAACTTCACGCGCTGTTGCGGTAC contains these protein-coding regions:
- a CDS encoding TetR/AcrR family transcriptional regulator, which gives rise to MPKHVNHEERRAQIAEALIQVAGRRGLHAVGMRDVAAEAGVSLRLVQYYFETKEKLLFYGLQHLTTRFTARVGARLRAVGPNPGPRASIEALLLASLPTDEESRTFHLLYSSYAILSVTDDALAAQPFIDKPEAAEDALTGLLEQAQASRLADPGADTRTEAISLLAMTATMGTSILVGQRSPESAIAVLHHHLDRIFTTPEA